The following are encoded in a window of Vigna unguiculata cultivar IT97K-499-35 chromosome 8, ASM411807v1, whole genome shotgun sequence genomic DNA:
- the LOC114193371 gene encoding uncharacterized protein LOC114193371, producing the protein MCPLRFILVILSATLAGFFVLRNFRSQPHITDTELDANNENNEHTLTLKNATSKVRDALQSGFWTFLDMASGRYLWRHLVSSSSPKSE; encoded by the exons ATGTGTCCTCTCAGGTTCATTCTTGTAATCTTGTCGGCAACTCTTGCCGGTTTCTTTGTCCTCAGAAATTTCAGATCTCAACCCCACATCACTGACACTGAGTTGGATGCAAACAATGAAAACAATGAGCACACCCTAACCTTAAAGAATGCAACTTCCAAG GTTCGTGATGCATTGCAATCTGGGTTCTGGACCTTCCTTGACATGGCTAGCGGTCGCTATCTTTGGAGGCACTTAGTCTCTTCCTCTTCCCCAAAGTCTGAATGA